The following proteins come from a genomic window of Streptomyces sp. NBC_01716:
- a CDS encoding RidA family protein, protein MSDQTAKTAVVPATHAAPPAKFSHGVRKGNILQVAGQVGFLPAVPGEAPTVAGPTLREQTLQTLANVKSVLEAGGASWDDVMMLRVYLTDVAHFAEMNEIYNAYFEEQNLKDAPAARTTVYVGLPAGLLIEIDALAVLG, encoded by the coding sequence ATGAGCGACCAGACCGCGAAGACCGCAGTCGTCCCCGCCACGCACGCCGCGCCGCCGGCCAAGTTCTCCCACGGCGTCCGCAAGGGCAACATCCTCCAGGTGGCCGGGCAGGTCGGCTTCCTCCCGGCCGTCCCGGGCGAGGCCCCGACCGTGGCCGGACCGACCCTGCGCGAACAGACGCTCCAGACCCTCGCCAACGTCAAGTCGGTGCTGGAGGCGGGCGGCGCGAGCTGGGACGACGTGATGATGCTGCGCGTCTACCTCACGGACGTCGCGCACTTCGCCGAGATGAACGAGATCTACAACGCCTACTTCGAGGAGCAGAACCTCAAGGACGCGCCTGCCGCCCGTACGACCGTGTACGTCGGCCTGCCCGCCGGGCTGCTCATCGAGATCGACGCGCTGGCCGTACTCGGCTGA
- a CDS encoding IclR family transcriptional regulator — MSQTVDRALSILPLLAQGPADLGQVAERLGVHKSTALRLLRTLHEHGLVYRQQDQRYRLGARLFALAQEAVESLDVREIAHPHLVALGESCGHTVHLAVIEDSEVLYIDKVESRYPVRMYSRIGKPVAVTVAAVAKLLIADLSEAERRALAERLDFPMYTPRSTPNAAAFLKELATVREQGWATDLGGHEESINCIGAPVRGADGRVVAAMSVSAPNVVVTADELLALLPLLRRTADAISREYSGNAHHPAPATPALQKEIP, encoded by the coding sequence ATGAGCCAGACCGTGGACCGCGCGCTGAGCATCCTGCCGCTCCTCGCCCAGGGCCCGGCCGACCTCGGGCAGGTCGCCGAGCGGCTCGGCGTACACAAGTCCACCGCCCTGCGGCTGCTGCGCACCCTGCACGAACACGGGCTCGTCTACCGCCAGCAGGACCAGCGCTACCGCCTCGGCGCCCGGCTCTTCGCCCTCGCGCAGGAGGCCGTCGAGAGCCTGGACGTACGCGAGATCGCCCACCCGCACCTGGTGGCGCTCGGCGAGAGCTGCGGCCACACCGTCCATCTCGCCGTCATAGAGGACAGCGAGGTCCTCTACATCGACAAGGTCGAGAGCCGCTATCCGGTCAGGATGTACTCCCGGATCGGCAAACCGGTCGCCGTCACCGTCGCGGCCGTCGCCAAGCTGCTCATCGCGGACCTGTCCGAAGCCGAACGCCGCGCACTCGCCGAGCGGCTCGACTTCCCCATGTACACCCCCCGTTCGACACCGAACGCCGCCGCCTTCCTCAAGGAGCTGGCGACCGTACGCGAACAGGGGTGGGCCACCGACCTCGGTGGCCACGAGGAGTCCATCAACTGCATCGGGGCCCCGGTCCGCGGTGCGGACGGCCGGGTCGTCGCCGCCATGTCGGTGTCCGCGCCGAACGTCGTCGTCACCGCCGATGAACTCCTCGCCCTGCTCCCGCTGTTGCGCCGTACCGCCGACGCCATCAGCCGTGAGTACTCGGGAAACGCGCACCATCCGGCACCAGCGACCCCCGCTCTTCAGAAAGAGATCCCATGA
- a CDS encoding sugar kinase, with product MRADDATFRTRPSPGGPGATEVVCLGESMVTFLPSRPGRLADVPAFTRTIGGAESNVACALAAAGHRVKWISRVGADGFGDHLVEAIGAYGVDTSGVRRDADGRPTGIYFRTATDRATTAHEVAYYRAGSAASAMSPATMDRGDLWSGRVLHLSGITAALSEDCLALMRELAEPRAGRPLLSFDVNHRPALWGDDSGPRSAARVLIDLARGADLVFVGDDEAAQLWDLHGPEAIREALPEPAALVVKAGADGATAFVRDGESDTVTSVPALSVDVVAPVGAGDAFAAGFLSATLRDLPAGARLRHGHLTAAAVLTDAGDVCVPPARAHADRLAALDDTAWGALRLGPGWTSEAAGGGTWQEAVPAS from the coding sequence CTGAGGGCGGACGACGCTACTTTCCGGACGCGCCCTAGTCCCGGCGGGCCCGGGGCCACCGAGGTCGTCTGCCTCGGCGAGTCCATGGTCACCTTCCTGCCTTCGCGCCCCGGCCGCCTCGCGGACGTCCCCGCCTTCACCCGCACCATCGGCGGCGCCGAGTCCAACGTCGCCTGCGCGCTCGCCGCCGCCGGACACCGGGTGAAATGGATCAGCCGCGTCGGCGCGGACGGCTTCGGCGACCACCTCGTGGAGGCGATCGGCGCCTACGGCGTCGACACCTCCGGCGTACGCCGCGACGCCGACGGCCGCCCGACCGGCATCTACTTCCGTACGGCCACGGACCGCGCCACCACCGCCCACGAGGTCGCCTACTACCGCGCGGGATCGGCCGCGTCCGCCATGTCCCCGGCGACCATGGACCGCGGGGACCTCTGGTCCGGCCGTGTCCTGCACCTGTCCGGCATCACGGCCGCGCTCTCCGAGGACTGCCTCGCCCTGATGCGCGAGCTGGCCGAGCCCCGGGCGGGGCGCCCGCTGCTCTCCTTCGACGTCAACCACCGGCCCGCGCTCTGGGGCGACGACTCCGGTCCGCGCTCCGCCGCCCGGGTGCTCATCGACCTCGCGCGCGGCGCCGACCTCGTCTTCGTCGGCGACGACGAGGCCGCGCAGCTCTGGGACCTGCACGGCCCGGAGGCGATCCGCGAGGCGCTGCCCGAACCGGCGGCCCTGGTGGTGAAGGCGGGCGCGGACGGTGCGACGGCGTTCGTACGGGACGGCGAGAGCGACACCGTCACCTCCGTACCCGCGCTGTCCGTCGACGTCGTGGCACCCGTCGGCGCCGGCGACGCGTTCGCCGCCGGCTTCCTCTCCGCGACCCTCCGGGACCTGCCGGCCGGCGCCCGGCTGCGCCACGGCCATCTGACGGCCGCCGCCGTACTCACCGACGCGGGCGACGTCTGCGTCCCGCCCGCCCGCGCACACGCCGACCGCCTCGCCGCACTGGACGACACCGCGTGGGGAGCACTGCGCCTCGGCCCCGGCTGGACGTCCGAGGCCGCCGGCGGCGGCACATGGCAGGAAGCGGTACCCGCCTCATGA
- a CDS encoding amino acid deaminase: protein MAVDGRLGEEDLRNERLDHRFKGLPPDADGLTVAELAAEHRNLFTGGFTTPVLALSAESLTHNLALLETYSERHGLAFAPHGKTSMSPQLFARQLDYGAWGITAALPHQVRVYRAFGIQRIFLANEVVDAVALRWLSAELDGDPGFRFICYVDSVRGVELMDEALRAAGGSRPVDVVVELGAGDGARTGVRKEAECARVADAVAATGTLRLVGVAGYEGEVPQADNDSVRAWLRRLTALAAEFDAAGRFSGTVDEVVVSAGGSAWFDAVADVFAEIPVLSRPVLKLLRSGAYVSHDDGHYKRLTPFNRIPAEGALQPAFRLWAQVISRPSAEQAFVNAGKRDAAYDLDLPEAQVVRDARTGEIRPARGITVTGLSDQHGKLHTSPDAVIEVGDWVGFGLSHPCTSFDKWQLIPLADADGTVTDFIRTFF, encoded by the coding sequence ATGGCGGTCGACGGACGGCTCGGCGAAGAGGATCTGAGGAACGAGCGTCTCGACCACCGCTTCAAAGGGCTGCCGCCCGACGCCGACGGTCTGACCGTCGCCGAACTCGCCGCCGAGCACCGCAACCTCTTCACCGGCGGCTTCACCACCCCGGTGCTCGCCCTGTCCGCCGAGTCCCTCACCCATAACCTCGCGCTCCTGGAGACGTACTCCGAGCGCCACGGCCTGGCGTTCGCCCCGCACGGCAAGACGTCCATGTCCCCGCAGCTCTTCGCGCGCCAACTCGACTACGGCGCCTGGGGAATCACCGCGGCCCTCCCCCATCAGGTGCGCGTCTACCGGGCGTTCGGCATCCAGCGGATCTTCCTCGCCAACGAGGTCGTCGACGCGGTCGCGCTGCGCTGGCTCTCCGCCGAGCTGGACGGCGACCCGGGCTTCCGCTTCATCTGTTACGTCGACTCCGTGCGCGGCGTCGAGCTGATGGACGAGGCGCTGCGCGCGGCGGGCGGCTCGCGCCCCGTGGACGTCGTCGTGGAGCTGGGCGCGGGCGACGGCGCGCGGACCGGTGTCCGCAAGGAGGCGGAGTGCGCGCGGGTCGCCGACGCCGTGGCGGCCACCGGCACGCTGCGGCTGGTCGGTGTCGCCGGTTACGAGGGTGAGGTGCCGCAGGCCGACAACGACTCCGTACGCGCGTGGCTGCGCCGGCTGACCGCGCTGGCCGCCGAGTTCGACGCGGCGGGCCGGTTCTCCGGGACCGTGGACGAGGTGGTCGTCAGCGCCGGCGGCAGCGCGTGGTTCGACGCGGTCGCGGACGTCTTCGCCGAGATCCCGGTGCTGTCGCGCCCCGTACTGAAGCTGCTGCGCTCCGGCGCGTACGTTTCGCACGACGACGGCCACTACAAGCGCCTGACCCCCTTCAACCGGATCCCGGCCGAGGGCGCGCTCCAGCCGGCCTTCCGGCTCTGGGCCCAGGTGATCTCACGCCCGTCGGCCGAGCAGGCGTTCGTCAACGCGGGCAAGCGGGACGCGGCGTACGACCTCGACCTGCCGGAGGCGCAGGTGGTGCGCGACGCGCGCACCGGCGAGATCCGCCCGGCACGCGGCATCACGGTCACGGGCCTGTCCGACCAGCACGGCAAGCTGCACACCTCTCCCGACGCGGTGATCGAGGTCGGCGACTGGGTGGGCTTCGGTCTCTCGCATCCCTGCACGTCGTTCGACAAGTGGCAGCTGATCCCGCTGGCCGACGCGGACGGCACGGTCACCGATTTCATCCGTACGTTCTTCTAG
- a CDS encoding N-acyl-D-amino-acid deacylase family protein, whose amino-acid sequence MDLVIRDVTVVDGTGQDSYRADVGVTDGRIAEIRPAAPGAAPRLSGARTLDAGGLALAPGFIDMHAHSDLALLRDPDHSAKAAQGVTLEVIGQDGLSYAPVDDATLTEVRRAITGWNGGAPGDTSVDFDWRTVGEYLDRLDHGFDGRGIAVNAAYLVPQGTVRMYAVGQDDRPATAAELDRMRQLVAESLEQGAVGMSSGLTYTPGMYADDAELTELCRVVARYDGYYCPHHRSYGAGALRAYEEMVDLTRTAGCALHLAHATMNFGVNKGKAPDLIALLDKALDDGADISLDTYPYTPGCTTLVAMLPSWASAGGQDAILERLRDSSTAERIRHHMEEIGADGCHGVPIEWDTIEISGVADPALTAHVGRTIAETARLRGESGWLTARRLLIDDRLGSTILQHVGHEENVREIMRHRVHTGGSDGILQGAKPHPRAYGTFPMYLGRYVRELGVLSLEECVAHLTSRPAARLRLKDRGLVREGYRADLVLFDPETVAAGSTFAAPRTLPVGVPHVLIDGRFVIEDGRRTDVLAGRSVRRTR is encoded by the coding sequence ATGGACCTCGTCATACGGGACGTGACTGTCGTCGACGGCACGGGCCAGGACTCCTACCGGGCGGACGTCGGGGTCACCGACGGCCGGATCGCCGAGATCCGGCCCGCCGCGCCGGGCGCCGCGCCCCGGCTCTCCGGAGCCAGGACCCTGGACGCCGGCGGTCTCGCCCTCGCCCCCGGCTTCATCGACATGCACGCCCACAGCGACCTCGCGCTGCTGCGCGACCCCGACCACTCGGCGAAGGCCGCGCAGGGCGTGACCCTGGAGGTGATCGGCCAGGACGGGCTCTCGTACGCCCCCGTGGACGACGCCACGCTCACCGAGGTCCGCAGGGCCATCACCGGCTGGAACGGCGGCGCGCCCGGGGACACCTCGGTCGACTTCGACTGGCGGACGGTCGGCGAGTATCTGGACCGGCTCGACCACGGCTTCGACGGCCGGGGCATCGCGGTCAACGCGGCCTATCTCGTGCCGCAGGGCACGGTGCGGATGTACGCGGTGGGCCAGGACGACCGCCCGGCGACCGCCGCCGAGCTGGACCGGATGCGGCAACTGGTCGCGGAGTCCCTGGAGCAGGGCGCCGTCGGCATGTCGTCGGGGCTGACGTACACCCCCGGCATGTACGCGGACGACGCCGAACTCACCGAGCTGTGCCGGGTGGTGGCCCGCTACGACGGCTACTACTGCCCGCACCACCGCAGTTACGGCGCGGGCGCCCTGCGCGCGTACGAGGAGATGGTCGACCTCACGCGGACCGCCGGCTGCGCGCTCCATCTCGCCCACGCCACCATGAACTTCGGCGTGAACAAGGGCAAGGCACCTGATCTGATCGCCCTGTTGGACAAGGCGCTGGACGACGGCGCCGACATCTCGCTCGACACCTATCCCTACACCCCGGGCTGTACGACGCTCGTGGCGATGCTGCCCAGCTGGGCGAGCGCGGGCGGCCAGGACGCGATCCTGGAGCGGCTGCGGGACTCGTCGACGGCGGAGCGGATCCGCCATCACATGGAGGAGATCGGCGCCGACGGCTGCCACGGGGTGCCCATCGAGTGGGACACCATCGAGATCTCCGGCGTCGCCGACCCGGCCCTCACGGCTCATGTCGGCCGGACGATCGCCGAGACCGCACGGCTGCGCGGCGAGAGCGGCTGGCTGACCGCCCGCAGGCTGCTGATCGACGACCGGCTCGGCTCGACGATCCTCCAGCACGTCGGGCACGAGGAGAACGTGCGGGAGATCATGCGCCACCGGGTGCACACGGGCGGCAGCGACGGCATCCTCCAGGGCGCGAAGCCGCACCCGCGCGCGTACGGCACGTTCCCGATGTATCTCGGCCGGTACGTACGGGAGTTGGGCGTGCTGTCGCTGGAGGAGTGCGTGGCGCATCTGACCTCTCGCCCGGCGGCGCGCCTGCGCCTGAAGGACCGGGGCCTGGTCCGCGAGGGCTACCGCGCGGACCTGGTGCTCTTCGACCCGGAGACGGTGGCGGCGGGCTCGACCTTCGCCGCGCCGCGCACCCTCCCGGTGGGCGTCCCGCACGTACTGATCGACGGCCGCTTCGTGATCGAGGACGGGCGGCGTACGGACGTACTGGCGGGGCGGTCGGTACGGCGTACGCGCTAG
- a CDS encoding DoxX family protein encodes MFIAHAVVGILLAVALSGSAFAMATRNATIATNMTKLGIPDSWLPRLASLKAAGAVGLIAGLWIPFIGAAAAIGVVLYFLGAVYYHVKAKDYAIAPPVVFVVLAVAALVTRLTTA; translated from the coding sequence GTGTTCATCGCCCATGCCGTCGTCGGCATCCTGCTCGCCGTCGCGCTCAGCGGCTCGGCATTCGCCATGGCGACCCGCAACGCCACGATCGCCACCAACATGACGAAGCTCGGCATACCGGACTCCTGGCTGCCGCGGCTCGCCTCGCTGAAGGCGGCGGGCGCCGTGGGCCTGATCGCCGGTCTCTGGATCCCGTTCATCGGAGCGGCGGCGGCGATCGGCGTCGTCCTGTACTTCCTCGGCGCGGTCTACTACCACGTCAAGGCGAAGGACTACGCGATCGCGCCGCCGGTCGTCTTCGTCGTCCTGGCCGTCGCCGCGCTGGTCACGCGGCTCACCACCGCGTAA
- a CDS encoding helix-turn-helix domain-containing protein yields MSDSELGRFLRSRRESVTPADVGLPAGSRRRTPGLRRSELAMLAGISVEYLARLEQGRDRHPSPEILAALADALRLSTEARGELMHVMKLTMGSRKLCLGTVRPPDREVRPTLRALLDQLEPAPAVLLNRLGEVVARTGGYERLFGPLGLLEPPAPSLPRFMFTDPRARDAYPEWERVADDLIARIRIDSLPDDPDLIALVDELTLLAGAGFTERWKQPLRTPEHTGVRRLTHPGAGELRLADETLELPEGDGFRLVVHLPADEPTAAALDALAGRRPGALRAVAG; encoded by the coding sequence GTGAGCGACAGTGAGCTTGGCCGGTTCCTCCGGTCGCGGCGCGAGAGCGTGACCCCCGCCGACGTGGGGCTGCCCGCCGGCAGCCGCCGCCGTACGCCCGGCCTGCGCCGGTCCGAGCTGGCGATGCTCGCCGGGATCAGCGTCGAGTACCTGGCCCGGCTTGAGCAGGGCCGGGACCGCCACCCCTCCCCGGAGATCCTGGCGGCGCTGGCCGACGCGCTGCGCCTGTCCACCGAGGCGCGCGGCGAGCTGATGCACGTCATGAAGCTGACGATGGGCAGCCGCAAGCTCTGCCTCGGCACGGTCCGTCCGCCGGACCGGGAGGTACGGCCCACGCTGCGCGCCCTGCTCGACCAACTGGAGCCCGCGCCGGCCGTGCTGCTGAACCGGCTGGGCGAGGTGGTCGCCCGCACCGGCGGTTACGAGCGGCTCTTCGGCCCGCTGGGCCTGCTGGAACCGCCCGCGCCGAGCCTGCCGCGGTTCATGTTCACCGATCCCCGGGCCCGCGACGCGTACCCGGAGTGGGAGCGCGTCGCCGACGATCTGATCGCCCGGATCAGGATCGACTCCCTGCCGGACGACCCGGATCTGATCGCGCTCGTCGATGAGCTGACCCTGCTGGCGGGCGCCGGGTTCACCGAACGCTGGAAGCAGCCCCTGCGTACGCCCGAGCACACCGGGGTGCGTCGGCTGACGCACCCCGGTGCGGGTGAGCTGCGGCTGGCGGACGAGACCCTGGAGCTGCCCGAGGGGGACGGTTTCCGCCTCGTCGTCCATCTGCCGGCGGACGAGCCCACGGCCGCGGCGCTGGACGCGCTCGCGGGCCGCAGGCCGGGCGCGCTGCGCGCCGTCGCCGGGTGA
- a CDS encoding choice-of-anchor I family protein, producing the protein MKKRSTLLALATVTVMAATTALLPSAQATGSHGGGHGHGKPGHQGGTLDLTLLGRYESGKFDEGGAEITAYDSRTRKVFTINAEAGTVDILDIRNPAKPRKTGELVTPGANSVSVHDGLVAVARQAEAKTDRGTVSFFRASDGRKLKEVRVGALPDMVTFTPKGDRVVVANEGEPDSYCAPGGTEPAGIDPVGSVGVIDLDRGRGRDGELRRATVHTAGFEKWDRKKKELTGDGVLIYGPNASVSQDIEPEYVAVSKDGRTAWVTLQENNALALVDLRRAEVEKIVPLGEKDHSEPGNGLDASDKDGVNIRTWPVKGLYKPDGIHAFSARGDEYTVSANEGDARDWDCFAEEVRVKDVELNPKAFPDAAALQQDDALGRLNITNTSPTDSQGRVTELNSLGGRSISVRDERGRLVWDSGDDLEQLTAKAFPADFNTDNAENDPDSRSDSKGPEPEGITTGSVRGTTYAFVGLERPGGIAAYDLSDPRRPKAAGYVNSRDFAGDPEAGTAGDLGPEGVLFVPAKDSPTGDALLVVGNEVSGTTAIYRVR; encoded by the coding sequence ATGAAGAAGCGCAGCACACTCCTTGCCCTGGCCACCGTCACGGTCATGGCCGCCACCACCGCTCTGCTGCCGTCGGCGCAGGCCACCGGCTCGCACGGGGGCGGCCACGGCCACGGGAAGCCCGGCCATCAGGGCGGCACGCTCGACCTGACCCTGCTCGGCCGCTACGAGAGCGGCAAGTTCGACGAGGGCGGCGCGGAGATCACCGCGTACGACTCCCGGACCCGCAAGGTCTTCACGATCAACGCGGAGGCCGGCACCGTCGACATTCTCGACATCCGGAACCCCGCCAAGCCCCGCAAGACCGGCGAGCTCGTCACCCCGGGCGCCAACAGCGTGAGCGTCCACGACGGTCTGGTGGCCGTCGCCCGGCAGGCCGAGGCCAAGACCGACCGGGGCACGGTCTCGTTCTTCCGCGCCTCCGACGGCCGCAAGCTGAAAGAGGTACGGGTCGGCGCCCTGCCCGACATGGTGACGTTCACCCCGAAGGGTGACCGCGTCGTCGTCGCGAACGAGGGCGAGCCCGACTCGTACTGCGCGCCGGGCGGCACCGAGCCCGCCGGGATCGACCCTGTCGGTTCGGTCGGCGTCATCGACCTGGACCGGGGCCGCGGTCGCGACGGCGAGCTGCGCCGCGCCACCGTGCACACGGCCGGTTTCGAGAAGTGGGACCGCAAGAAGAAGGAGCTGACCGGCGACGGCGTCCTGATCTACGGCCCGAACGCCTCCGTCAGCCAGGACATCGAGCCCGAGTACGTGGCCGTGTCGAAGGACGGCCGCACCGCCTGGGTCACCCTCCAGGAGAACAACGCGCTCGCGCTCGTCGATCTGCGCCGTGCCGAGGTCGAGAAGATCGTCCCGCTCGGCGAGAAGGACCACTCCGAGCCCGGCAACGGCCTGGACGCCTCCGACAAGGACGGCGTCAACATCCGCACCTGGCCGGTCAAGGGCCTCTACAAGCCCGACGGGATCCACGCCTTCAGCGCGCGCGGCGACGAGTACACCGTCAGCGCCAACGAGGGCGACGCCCGCGACTGGGACTGCTTCGCCGAGGAGGTGCGGGTCAAGGACGTCGAGCTGAACCCGAAGGCCTTCCCGGACGCCGCCGCGCTCCAGCAGGACGACGCGCTCGGCCGCCTCAACATCACCAACACCTCGCCCACGGACAGCCAGGGCCGGGTCACCGAGCTGAACTCGCTCGGCGGCCGTTCGATCTCCGTACGCGACGAGCGCGGCCGGCTCGTCTGGGACTCCGGCGACGACCTGGAGCAGCTGACGGCGAAGGCGTTCCCGGCGGACTTCAACACCGACAACGCCGAGAACGACCCCGACAGCCGCAGCGACAGCAAGGGTCCCGAGCCGGAGGGCATCACCACGGGATCGGTGCGCGGTACGACGTACGCCTTCGTCGGCCTGGAGCGGCCGGGCGGCATCGCGGCGTACGACCTGAGCGACCCGCGCCGCCCGAAGGCCGCCGGATACGTCAACTCCCGTGATTTCGCGGGCGACCCGGAGGCCGGCACGGCGGGGGACCTGGGACCGGAGGGCGTGCTCTTCGTCCCGGCCAAGGACAGCCCGACGGGTGACGCGCTGCTGGTCGTCGGCAACGAGGTCAGCGGTACGACGGCGATCTACCGGGTCCGCTGA
- a CDS encoding pyridoxal phosphate-dependent aminotransferase: protein MQVIQSTKLANVCYEIRGPVLDEAMRLEAAGHRILKLNTGNPAAFGFECPPEILEDVLRNLGDAHGYGDAKGLLSARRAVMQHYQTKNIELDVEDIYLGNGVSELIQMSMQALLDDGDEVLVPAPDYPLWTASVSLAGGTAVHYRCDEQAEWMPDLADVERKITDRTKAIVIINPNNPTGAVYSDEMLLALTEIARRHGLIVCSDEIYDRILYDGATHTPTASLAPDLLTLTFNGLSKNYRVAGFRSGWLAVCGPKTHATSYIEGLTILANMRLCANMPSQHAVATALGGRQSINELVLPGGRILEQRDTAYELLTQIPGVTCVKPKGALYLFPRLDPKVFKIKDDRQMVLDLLQREKIMVVHGTGFNWPEPDHFRIVTLPAAPELADAVTRIGNFLDGYSQP, encoded by the coding sequence ATGCAGGTCATCCAGTCAACCAAGCTCGCCAATGTCTGTTACGAGATCCGGGGTCCCGTCCTCGACGAGGCGATGCGGCTGGAGGCAGCAGGCCACCGCATCCTCAAGCTCAACACCGGGAACCCGGCGGCCTTCGGCTTCGAGTGCCCGCCCGAGATCCTGGAGGACGTCCTCCGCAATCTCGGCGACGCTCACGGGTACGGCGACGCCAAGGGGCTGCTCTCCGCGCGCCGCGCCGTCATGCAGCACTACCAGACCAAGAACATCGAGCTCGACGTCGAGGACATCTACCTCGGCAACGGCGTGTCCGAGCTGATCCAGATGTCGATGCAGGCACTGCTCGACGACGGGGACGAGGTTCTCGTACCGGCGCCGGACTATCCGCTGTGGACGGCGTCCGTCTCCCTGGCCGGCGGCACGGCCGTGCACTACCGCTGCGACGAGCAGGCGGAGTGGATGCCGGACCTGGCCGACGTCGAGCGCAAGATCACCGACCGCACCAAGGCGATCGTGATCATCAACCCGAACAACCCCACCGGCGCGGTCTACAGCGACGAGATGCTGCTCGCGCTCACCGAGATCGCTCGCAGGCACGGCCTGATCGTCTGCTCGGACGAGATCTACGACCGGATCCTGTACGACGGCGCGACCCACACCCCGACGGCCAGCCTCGCGCCCGACCTGCTGACCCTCACCTTCAACGGCCTGTCGAAGAACTACCGCGTCGCGGGCTTCCGCTCCGGCTGGCTGGCGGTCTGCGGACCGAAGACGCACGCGACCTCGTACATCGAGGGCCTGACGATCCTGGCCAACATGCGCCTGTGCGCGAACATGCCGTCGCAGCACGCGGTGGCGACGGCACTGGGCGGGCGGCAGTCGATCAACGAACTCGTCCTGCCGGGCGGACGCATCCTGGAGCAGCGGGACACGGCGTACGAGCTGCTGACGCAGATCCCGGGCGTCACCTGCGTCAAGCCGAAGGGCGCGCTGTATCTCTTCCCCCGGCTCGACCCGAAGGTCTTCAAGATCAAGGACGACCGGCAGATGGTCCTCGATCTGCTGCAGCGCGAGAAGATCATGGTCGTGCACGGGACCGGCTTCAACTGGCCGGAGCCCGATCACTTCCGGATCGTGACACTTCCGGCGGCGCCGGAGCTGGCGGACGCGGTGACGCGGATCGGGAACTTCCTGGACGGTTACTCGCAGCCGTAG
- a CDS encoding SCO4983 family protein, whose product MYEPIRTKSVHSMADTDFPHRSREEELDIQLAGHLAALLTVTDDLGLDDAAGLIAQQVTRLRGAAPIRAPRSREADTEAEAAELHRRALALAGRALVVAASRADTAAAILAAEQMDAHTAALHEPRLVDAR is encoded by the coding sequence ATGTATGAGCCGATCCGCACCAAGTCGGTCCACTCGATGGCCGACACCGATTTTCCGCACCGCAGCCGCGAGGAGGAGCTGGACATCCAGCTCGCCGGGCATCTCGCGGCGCTGCTGACCGTCACCGACGACCTCGGGCTCGACGACGCGGCAGGGCTGATCGCCCAGCAGGTGACCAGGCTGCGGGGCGCCGCGCCGATCCGCGCGCCCCGCTCTCGTGAAGCCGACACCGAAGCCGAGGCGGCCGAGCTGCACCGGCGGGCGCTCGCCCTGGCCGGCCGGGCGCTCGTGGTCGCCGCCTCGCGCGCCGACACGGCCGCGGCGATCCTCGCGGCCGAACAGATGGACGCGCACACGGCCGCGCTGCACGAGCCGCGGCTCGTGGACGCCCGCTGA